The Vulpes vulpes isolate BD-2025 unplaced genomic scaffold, VulVul3 u000000659, whole genome shotgun sequence genome contains a region encoding:
- the LOC140597432 gene encoding uncharacterized protein, producing MSEIAAVLLMFLPEEDAFWALAQLMVGDRHSMHGFFVPGFPKLLRFQRHHERVLQRALPDLRKHMDEEQMSTGIYSPKWFLQCFLGRTPFSLTLKLWDAYVLDGERVLTAMAYTILKVHRKRLLKLPLEGLREFLQDSLAQPWALEDEAVLRHLRASMTQLRRMRCDLPPPAGPEEFPTRPLGLEPVSPAPGPLLPSPASEPPPRVEEPASPGPAARPEPPGPPPGQAIVQLAPQPRRWNSLPTLPGQQGGAGRRPRDTAGFETENGVSFHLAPAWATPEAPRRTGPWSTPGTPITRSPQPPRDDAVGPRTPFLPRGHCSSCPSLGSDGHSQGRARAALSPLPRGPAQARDPLPPASTGQLDARGPRGQSVAVRAGARRLRPAVTVPCLVSLCLPEGGTARTGHQPLTQRDLGWPGPGLCGGRGDSSACPRPSANGIQRPGALARPAFWPRAERALSQQDVASWALGVPHRPRSLT from the exons atgagcgagatcgcggccgtcctcctcatgttcctgcccgaggaggacgccttctgggcgctggcccagctgatggtgggcgaccggcactccatgcacg gcttcttcgtcccgggcttcccgaagctcctcaggttccagagacatcacgagcgggtcctccaaagagctctcccggacctgaggaagcacatg gacgaggagcagatgtccaccggcatctacagccccaaatggtttctccagtgcttcctcggccgg acccccttctcgctcaccctgaagctgtgggatgcctacgtgttggatggggagagggtgctcacggccatggcctataccatcctcaaggtgcacagga agcgcctcctgaagctgcccctggaagggctccgggagttcctccaggactctctggcccagccctgggccctggaggacgaggccgtgctgagacaccttcgggcctccatgacccagctccgcaggatgcggtgcgacctgcccccgccag cgggacctgaggagttccccacgaggcccctgggcctggagccagtgtccccggcgcccgggcctctcctcccttctccggcctctgagccaccgcccagggtggaggagccggcctccccgggcccagccgcccggcctgagccgcccggaccccctcccggccaggccatcgtccaacttgccccccagccccggcggtggaactccctccccaccctcccggggcaacaaggcggtgcaggcaggcggccccgggacacggcgggcttcgagacagaaaacggggtctccttccatttggcacctgcctgggccaccccagaggccccgcgacggaccgggccctggagcacccccgggactcccatcacgcggtccccccagccccctagggatgacgctgtcgggcccaggacacccttcctgccccgcggccactgcagctcgtgcccctcgctgggcagtgacgggcacagccagggcagagccagggcggcgctgagcccgctgccccgaggccccgcacaggcccgggaccctctgccccccgcgtccacggggcagctcgatgctcgcgggcctcgggggcagagcgtggcggtgagggcgggggcccggaggctccggcccgccgtcaccgtgccctgcctcgtctcgctgtgcctcccggagggcggcaccgcccgcacgggacaccagcccctgacccagagggacctgggctggcctggccccgggctctgtgggggcaggggcgactcgagcgcctgccccaggcccagcgctaatgggatccagcgccccggggccctggccaggcctgcgttctggccccgggccgagcgagccctctcacagcaggatgtggcctcctgggccctgggcgtgccccacagacccaggtcgctgacctag